A window from Roseburia sp. 499 encodes these proteins:
- a CDS encoding bL17 family ribosomal protein: MAKYRKLGRTSDQRKALIRNQVTALLNNGRIVTTEAKAKEIRKVAEGLIALAVKEKDNFEEVTVTAKVARKDKDGKRVKEVVDGKKVTVYDEVEKKIKKDLPSRLHARRQMNKVLYTVKSVPTENAGKKKNTKTIDVATKLFDEIAPKYADRNGGYTRIVKIGQRKGDGALEVLLELV, from the coding sequence ATGGCAAAGTATAGAAAATTAGGCAGAACTTCTGATCAGAGAAAAGCTTTAATCAGAAATCAGGTAACAGCATTATTAAACAATGGTAGAATTGTTACTACAGAAGCAAAGGCAAAAGAAATCCGTAAAGTAGCAGAAGGATTAATCGCTTTAGCTGTAAAGGAAAAAGATAACTTTGAAGAAGTTACTGTAACTGCTAAAGTTGCCCGTAAGGACAAAGATGGCAAGAGAGTAAAAGAAGTTGTAGATGGTAAGAAAGTTACTGTTTACGATGAAGTAGAAAAGAAGATCAAAAAAGACCTTCCTTCCCGTTTACATGCAAGACGTCAGATGAACAAAGTGCTTTACACTGTAAAATCTGTACCAACTGAAAACGCAGGAAAGAAGAAGAACACCAAGACAATAGATGTTGCAACCAAGTTATTTGACGAAATCGCTCCAAAATATGCAGATCGTAACGGTGGATACACCAGAATCGTTAAAATTGGTCAGCGTAAAGGTGACGGTGCTTTAGAAGTTCTTCTTGAGTTAGTATAA
- the rpmJ gene encoding 50S ribosomal protein L36 produces the protein MKVRSSVKPICEKCKVIKRKGSVRIICENPKHKQRQG, from the coding sequence GTGAAGGTAAGATCATCAGTAAAGCCTATTTGCGAAAAATGCAAAGTCATCAAAAGAAAAGGAAGCGTCAGAATTATCTGCGAAAATCCAAAACACAAACAGAGACAGGGCTAG
- the rpsM gene encoding 30S ribosomal protein S13, which translates to MARIAGVDLPREKRVEIGLTYIYGIGRVSATRILEEAKVNPDTRVRDLTDEEVKRISAVIDESQTVEGDLRREIAMNIKRLQEIGCYRGIRHRKGLPVRGQKTKTNARTRKGPKRTVANKKK; encoded by the coding sequence ATGGCTCGTATCGCAGGTGTAGATTTACCAAGAGAAAAACGTGTTGAGATTGGATTAACTTATATTTACGGTATTGGTAGAGTTAGTGCTACCCGTATTTTAGAAGAAGCAAAAGTTAACCCAGATACTCGTGTCAGAGATTTAACTGACGAAGAAGTAAAAAGAATCAGTGCAGTAATCGATGAATCCCAGACTGTAGAAGGTGATTTAAGAAGAGAAATCGCTATGAACATCAAGAGATTACAGGAAATCGGATGTTATCGTGGAATTCGTCACAGAAAAGGACTTCCAGTTCGTGGTCAGAAGACTAAGACAAACGCAAGAACCAGAAAAGGTCCTAAGAGAACTGTAGCAAATAAGAAAAAGTAA
- a CDS encoding sensor histidine kinase, which produces MKRTLYLKLLLGYVAFGILGFITIATFTSHQTMDYIENEAAENLYRESNLIASNYAADYYRQTMTLDDLKSQISAIAAYLDADIWIVDTKGTILIDSANTTPPGTLIKNFDITSFGAKYSLVGTFYDIYLDDVLTVFSPITINYKVKGYVMIHQPLTQLTSFNNGFLNISYMTLAIIFLCAFVVLGLFTYTVYIPIRKITKAAKEYATGDFTQQINIHTNDEIGYLAASLNFMATELSTLEEDQRKFIANVSHDFRSPLTSIKGYIEAIMDGTIPYEMQDKYLNIILFETERLNKLTQSMLELNKYGKKGTMLDISRFDINNTIKMVVQSFEGTCKQKKISFELILTGQTLFVSADMSRIQQVLYNLIDNAIKFSHADSTITIETTEKNEKVFVSVKDTGIGIPKDSLKKIWERFYKTDLSRGKDKRGTGLGLAIVKEIISAHDENINVISTEGVGTEFIFTLPLA; this is translated from the coding sequence TTGAAACGTACATTATACTTAAAGCTTTTGCTGGGATATGTGGCTTTTGGAATTCTTGGCTTTATTACCATAGCCACGTTTACGTCCCACCAAACTATGGATTACATAGAAAATGAAGCCGCAGAAAACTTATACCGTGAATCTAACTTAATTGCCTCTAATTATGCGGCAGATTACTACCGCCAGACTATGACATTGGATGATTTGAAATCCCAAATCTCTGCCATTGCAGCCTATTTAGATGCAGATATCTGGATTGTTGATACCAAAGGAACTATTCTAATAGATTCTGCAAATACAACTCCTCCCGGTACTCTCATCAAGAACTTTGACATCACTTCCTTCGGTGCAAAGTACTCCCTGGTAGGAACTTTTTATGATATTTATTTAGACGATGTGTTAACAGTATTTTCCCCTATTACCATAAATTATAAGGTAAAGGGATATGTCATGATTCATCAACCATTGACACAACTTACATCCTTCAATAATGGATTTTTAAATATTTCCTATATGACCCTTGCGATTATTTTTCTTTGTGCTTTTGTGGTACTTGGACTCTTTACCTATACGGTATATATTCCCATTCGCAAAATTACAAAAGCCGCCAAGGAATATGCTACCGGAGACTTTACTCAACAGATAAATATTCATACAAATGACGAAATTGGCTATCTTGCAGCTTCTCTAAATTTTATGGCAACGGAGCTTTCCACCTTAGAAGAGGATCAGCGTAAATTTATTGCGAATGTCTCCCACGATTTCCGTTCTCCGCTAACCTCTATCAAAGGTTATATTGAAGCCATTATGGATGGTACCATTCCCTATGAAATGCAGGACAAATACCTGAATATTATACTCTTTGAAACAGAACGCCTGAACAAACTGACGCAGAGTATGTTGGAATTGAATAAATATGGAAAAAAAGGAACTATGCTGGATATTTCCAGATTTGATATTAACAATACCATAAAAATGGTAGTCCAATCTTTTGAAGGGACCTGCAAACAAAAGAAGATTTCCTTCGAACTGATTCTTACGGGACAAACCCTGTTTGTTTCTGCTGATATGAGCAGGATTCAACAGGTGCTTTATAACCTCATTGATAACGCCATCAAATTCAGTCATGCAGACTCTACTATTACGATTGAGACCACTGAAAAGAATGAGAAAGTATTTGTTTCAGTAAAAGATACCGGTATTGGAATTCCAAAAGACAGCCTGAAAAAAATCTGGGAACGTTTTTACAAAACGGATCTTTCCCGCGGAAAAGATAAAAGGGGAACCGGTCTTGGACTTGCTATTGTAAAAGAAATTATTTCAGCTCACGATGAAAATATCAATGTTATCAGTACCGAAGGTGTAGGTACGGAATTTATTTTCACCTTACCATTGGCATAA
- the rpsD gene encoding 30S ribosomal protein S4: MAVNRVPVLKRCRSLGLDPVYLGIDKKSNRQLKRANKKVSEYGLQLREKQKAKFIYGVLEKPFHNYYEKADRMKGMTGENLMIILESRLDNVIFRLGFARTRKEARQIVDHKHVLVNGKQVNIPSYLVKAGDTIEIKEKCKGFQRYKDILEVTAGRLVPDWLDVDQENLKGAVKELPSREAIDVPVDEMLIVELYSK, encoded by the coding sequence ATGGCAGTAAACAGAGTTCCAGTTCTTAAGAGATGTAGATCTCTTGGTTTAGATCCAGTTTATCTGGGAATAGATAAAAAGTCCAACAGACAGTTAAAGAGAGCAAACAAGAAAGTATCTGAATATGGACTTCAGTTAAGAGAAAAACAGAAAGCAAAATTCATTTATGGTGTGTTGGAAAAACCTTTCCACAACTATTATGAAAAAGCAGACAGAATGAAGGGAATGACAGGTGAAAACCTGATGATCATTCTGGAAAGCAGATTAGATAACGTAATCTTCAGATTAGGTTTTGCAAGAACCAGAAAAGAAGCAAGACAGATTGTTGACCACAAGCATGTTTTAGTAAACGGAAAACAGGTTAACATTCCTTCTTACCTGGTAAAAGCAGGAGATACAATCGAAATTAAAGAAAAATGCAAAGGATTCCAGAGATACAAAGATATCTTAGAGGTAACTGCTGGAAGATTAGTACCAGACTGGTTAGATGTTGATCAGGAAAACTTAAAAGGTGCTGTAAAAGAATTACCAAGCAGAGAAGCTATCGACGTTCCAGTTGATGAGATGCTTATCGTCGAGTTGTATTCTAAATAA
- the secY gene encoding preprotein translocase subunit SecY: MLETFRNAFKIKDIRNRIFYTLVMLVVIRLGSQLPLPGVNGEVLANWFASQGTDALNFFSAITGGSLENMSVFALNITPYITSSIIIQLLTIAIPKLEEMQKDGEDGRKKMTKITRYVTIALAVIQSVAMAIGFGRSGYLEKFDALNVIMMVATLTAGSAVLMWIGERITEKGVGNGISIVLTINILSRIPEDLMTLYTKFIANAANVGNAIIAAVVIIAVILVTIVLVVFLQDGQRRIPVQYSKKIQGRKQVGGQSSYIPLKVNTAGVIPIIFAQSIMQMPVLVATMLGKGNGNGIGSKILHGLSQSYWCNPKQPIYSLGLLLYILLVIAFAYFYTSITFNPLEIANNMKRQGGFIPGIRPGKPTSDYLTKILNYIIFIGAVGLMIVAVIPIFFNGVFSASVSFGGTSIIIIVGVIIETLKQIESQMLVRYYKGFLND; this comes from the coding sequence ATGCTGGAGACATTCCGTAACGCATTCAAAATAAAAGACATTAGGAATCGTATTTTTTATACATTAGTAATGTTAGTTGTCATCAGATTGGGGTCACAGTTGCCCCTGCCTGGTGTCAACGGTGAAGTACTTGCCAACTGGTTTGCAAGTCAGGGAACAGACGCACTGAATTTCTTCTCTGCAATTACGGGTGGTTCTCTTGAGAACATGTCAGTATTTGCATTGAATATTACACCATACATTACATCTTCCATTATTATTCAGCTTCTTACTATTGCTATTCCAAAATTGGAAGAAATGCAAAAAGATGGTGAAGATGGAAGAAAGAAAATGACCAAGATTACACGTTATGTAACAATCGCACTTGCAGTTATTCAGTCTGTGGCTATGGCAATTGGTTTTGGACGCAGCGGATACCTGGAAAAGTTTGATGCATTAAATGTAATCATGATGGTTGCCACATTAACGGCAGGTTCTGCAGTTCTTATGTGGATTGGTGAAAGAATCACTGAAAAAGGTGTTGGAAATGGTATTTCCATTGTGTTGACCATTAACATCTTGTCACGTATCCCAGAGGATTTAATGACATTATATACAAAGTTTATTGCCAATGCTGCAAATGTAGGTAATGCAATTATTGCAGCGGTTGTCATTATTGCAGTTATTCTGGTAACAATTGTTTTAGTTGTATTTCTTCAGGATGGACAGCGTAGAATTCCGGTTCAGTACAGCAAAAAGATTCAGGGAAGAAAACAGGTTGGTGGTCAGTCCAGCTATATTCCATTGAAGGTAAACACCGCAGGTGTTATTCCAATTATTTTTGCACAGTCCATCATGCAGATGCCGGTGTTGGTTGCGACAATGTTAGGTAAGGGTAATGGAAATGGTATAGGAAGTAAAATACTTCATGGATTATCCCAATCCTATTGGTGTAATCCAAAACAGCCTATTTATAGCTTAGGCCTGTTATTATATATTTTATTAGTAATTGCTTTTGCATATTTCTATACATCAATTACCTTTAATCCACTTGAAATTGCGAACAATATGAAACGCCAGGGTGGTTTTATTCCGGGTATCAGACCAGGAAAACCAACTAGCGATTACTTAACAAAAATCTTGAATTATATTATATTCATAGGGGCAGTCGGTCTTATGATTGTGGCAGTTATTCCGATTTTCTTTAACGGAGTATTCAGCGCAAGCGTATCTTTCGGTGGGACATCTATTATCATTATTGTGGGTGTTATCATTGAAACCTTAAAACAGATTGAATCCCAGATGTTGGTTCGTTATTACAAAGGATTTTTAAACGACTAG
- a CDS encoding RNA polymerase sigma factor, translated as MNYAEAVELAKQGDEAGFNFLYEETYKSKYYLALKYMQNEEAAKDVVQDAYIRAFEKLDTLENPESFAAWLGIIVANTAKNALQKQNPMLFADIAKDSEEEEFEYQIEDESVQNQPEIAYSQKETQELVHELIDSLSEEQRMCILMFHIEGQSISEIAKTLGCSENTVKSRLNYGRKNIKGKAEELQKKGYKLYSFAPVPFLLYLLKSEEKAMAAQGAFDVAGKVMVDNIASTIVHTSSLQAAGAKAAGNAVKRGFIHTLAGKITVAGVICIVAVGTVAVVINSQKDDSTPVESAEIEEETDIEEESRGADSEPEAEPEDIEVEVTDGAYPELLEGGLSKEQFEFTLAYGPESMTNGEVGIDVLDKLVFRVSMTGEYQNLGINSIRANEGAWKPYSLAEINNFVSVLTDYQFKEEDNNSYSSVKVSGETISVIMAEPSASNYATIQKAIIKGDMMKVEYQFENVRFSDDTGEEVRNTTQRIATLHKTESGRYRVTDIVDARMMAGKREAYILVLENLYAERIWPDGTVLDYDGSDMSENTFAVYDIDGDGEDELIIRYETGAMATMVEAIYGYDSETGALKQELLEFPQLTVYDNGFIRADASHNQSDNINAWPYTMYQYNKDTDTYEEVGSGVSGDGSIESYVGNGREVEVPYMSLTEENIQSIP; from the coding sequence ATGAATTATGCAGAAGCAGTAGAACTAGCAAAGCAGGGCGATGAAGCAGGGTTCAATTTTTTGTATGAAGAGACTTACAAAAGTAAGTATTACCTTGCTTTGAAGTATATGCAGAATGAAGAGGCAGCAAAGGATGTGGTGCAGGATGCCTATATCCGGGCATTTGAAAAGCTAGATACATTGGAAAATCCGGAAAGTTTTGCAGCATGGCTCGGAATTATTGTTGCCAATACGGCAAAAAATGCGTTGCAGAAGCAAAATCCAATGCTTTTTGCAGACATTGCGAAGGATTCAGAAGAGGAAGAATTTGAGTACCAGATAGAGGATGAAAGTGTACAGAATCAGCCGGAAATTGCCTATTCACAAAAGGAAACACAGGAGCTGGTACATGAATTAATTGATTCTCTGTCAGAAGAACAAAGAATGTGCATTTTGATGTTTCATATAGAAGGTCAGAGTATCAGTGAAATAGCAAAGACACTAGGATGTTCTGAGAATACTGTAAAGTCAAGACTGAATTATGGAAGGAAAAATATTAAGGGAAAGGCAGAAGAATTGCAGAAAAAAGGCTACAAGTTGTACAGCTTTGCACCTGTTCCATTTCTTTTATATCTGCTTAAGTCCGAAGAAAAAGCTATGGCAGCACAGGGGGCATTTGATGTAGCGGGAAAAGTTATGGTAGATAACATTGCAAGTACGATTGTACATACATCTTCATTGCAAGCAGCAGGAGCAAAGGCAGCAGGAAATGCAGTGAAGCGAGGATTTATACATACTCTTGCAGGAAAAATTACAGTGGCAGGCGTAATTTGTATTGTAGCTGTGGGTACAGTTGCCGTGGTGATAAACAGCCAGAAGGATGACAGTACACCTGTTGAAAGTGCAGAAATAGAGGAAGAAACTGATATAGAAGAGGAGAGCAGGGGAGCTGATTCTGAACCGGAGGCAGAACCGGAAGACATAGAAGTAGAGGTTACAGATGGAGCATATCCGGAACTTCTGGAAGGCGGTCTTTCCAAAGAGCAGTTTGAATTTACACTGGCATATGGTCCGGAAAGCATGACAAATGGTGAAGTAGGTATAGATGTTTTAGACAAGTTGGTGTTCCGTGTATCTATGACGGGAGAGTATCAGAACCTTGGTATTAATAGCATCAGAGCAAATGAAGGGGCGTGGAAACCTTATAGTCTGGCAGAGATAAATAATTTTGTATCTGTACTTACCGATTATCAGTTTAAAGAAGAGGATAATAACAGCTATAGTAGCGTGAAAGTGTCTGGGGAGACGATATCTGTTATTATGGCAGAACCGAGTGCCAGTAATTATGCTACTATCCAGAAAGCAATCATTAAGGGTGATATGATGAAAGTTGAATACCAGTTTGAGAATGTACGTTTTTCAGATGATACAGGGGAAGAAGTGCGTAATACCACCCAGAGAATCGCAACATTGCATAAGACAGAGAGTGGCAGATATAGAGTGACAGATATTGTAGATGCGAGAATGATGGCAGGAAAAAGAGAGGCTTACATTCTTGTCTTAGAAAATCTTTATGCAGAACGTATTTGGCCGGATGGAACTGTATTGGACTATGATGGAAGTGATATGTCAGAGAATACATTTGCAGTGTATGATATTGATGGGGATGGCGAAGACGAACTGATTATCAGATATGAGACCGGTGCTATGGCTACAATGGTAGAGGCTATATATGGTTATGACAGTGAGACTGGTGCACTCAAGCAGGAGCTTCTGGAATTTCCTCAGTTGACAGTTTATGACAATGGATTTATCAGAGCAGACGCGTCACATAATCAAAGCGACAATATAAATGCATGGCCATATACGATGTATCAGTATAATAAAGATACAGATACTTATGAAGAAGTAGGTAGTGGAGTGTCTGGTGATGGAAGCATAGAGTCTTATGTAGGAAATGGAAGGGAAGTGGAAGTTCCATACATGAGTCTGACAGAAGAGAATATTCAAAGTATACCGTAA
- a CDS encoding response regulator transcription factor, which yields MVAKQKILIVDDDANIAELISLYLTKECYDTRMVNDGEEALSVYEQYQPNLILLDLMLPGIDGYQVCREIRTKSNVPIIMLSAKGEIFDKVLGLELGADDYIMKPFDSKELVARVKAVLRRYQPVKQEAPASDIKCVEYPDLVINQTNYSVLYYGQPVDMPPKELELLYFLASSPNQVFTREQLLDHIWGYEYIGDTRTVDVHVKRLREKIKDHKSWSLATVWGIGYKFEVK from the coding sequence ATGGTAGCAAAACAGAAAATTCTTATTGTAGATGATGATGCAAATATTGCAGAACTGATTTCCCTATATCTGACAAAAGAGTGCTACGATACCCGTATGGTAAACGATGGGGAAGAAGCGCTTTCTGTATATGAACAATATCAGCCCAACCTGATTTTATTAGATTTGATGCTTCCGGGCATTGACGGCTATCAAGTCTGCCGGGAAATCCGTACCAAGTCCAACGTTCCAATTATCATGCTTTCCGCAAAAGGAGAGATTTTTGATAAGGTTCTTGGCTTGGAATTGGGGGCAGATGACTATATTATGAAACCCTTCGATTCTAAAGAGTTAGTAGCCCGTGTAAAAGCTGTGTTGCGCCGCTACCAGCCGGTAAAACAGGAAGCACCCGCTTCTGACATTAAATGTGTGGAATATCCTGATCTTGTCATTAACCAGACCAATTATTCCGTACTTTATTATGGACAGCCGGTAGATATGCCACCAAAGGAGCTGGAACTTTTATATTTCCTTGCGTCCTCTCCAAACCAGGTATTTACCAGAGAACAGTTGTTAGACCATATCTGGGGTTATGAATACATTGGCGACACCCGTACCGTAGACGTCCATGTAAAACGTCTTCGTGAAAAAATCAAGGATCACAAATCATGGAGCCTTGCTACCGTCTGGGGCATTGGTTACAAATTTGAGGTGAAGTAG
- a CDS encoding DNA-directed RNA polymerase subunit alpha, producing MFDFEKPKIEIAEISEDKKYGRFVVEPLERGYGTTLGNSLRRIMLSSLPGAAVSQVKIDGVLHEFSSIPGVKEDVTEIIMNIKNLALKNTSSTNESKVAYIEFEGEGVVTAADIQVDPDIQVLNPDLVIAHLNGGADSRLYMELTITKGRGYVSADKNKSDDVPIGVIAVDSIYTPVERVNLSIENTRVGQITDYDKLTLDVYTNGTLEPDEAVSLAAKVLSEHLNLFIDLSENARTAEVMIEKEDNAKEKVLEMNIDELELSVRSYNCLKRAGINTVEELTNRTPEDMMKVRNLGRKSLEEVLAKLKELGLQLNPGEE from the coding sequence GTGTTCGATTTTGAAAAACCAAAAATTGAAATTGCTGAGATTTCAGAAGACAAAAAATATGGCCGATTTGTTGTAGAACCCCTGGAAAGAGGTTATGGTACTACTTTGGGTAATTCTTTAAGAAGAATTATGCTTTCTTCTTTACCGGGAGCAGCAGTCAGTCAGGTAAAAATCGATGGTGTATTGCATGAATTTAGTTCTATTCCAGGTGTGAAGGAAGATGTAACAGAAATCATCATGAACATCAAGAATCTGGCATTAAAAAACACCAGCTCAACAAACGAGTCTAAAGTTGCTTACATTGAATTTGAAGGTGAAGGCGTAGTAACTGCAGCTGATATTCAGGTTGATCCGGATATCCAGGTATTAAATCCTGACTTGGTAATCGCTCACTTAAATGGTGGTGCTGATTCCAGATTATATATGGAATTAACTATTACCAAGGGAAGAGGATACGTCAGCGCTGACAAGAACAAGAGTGATGATGTACCAATCGGAGTAATCGCAGTTGATTCTATTTATACACCGGTAGAGCGTGTAAATTTATCAATTGAGAATACCCGTGTAGGACAGATTACAGACTATGATAAACTTACTTTAGATGTTTATACAAACGGAACTTTAGAGCCGGATGAAGCAGTAAGTTTAGCAGCAAAAGTTTTAAGTGAGCATTTGAACCTGTTCATTGATTTGTCTGAGAACGCAAGAACTGCAGAAGTCATGATTGAAAAAGAAGACAATGCAAAAGAAAAAGTTCTTGAGATGAATATTGATGAACTTGAGTTATCCGTTCGTTCTTACAACTGCTTAAAGAGAGCGGGAATCAACACTGTAGAAGAGTTGACAAACAGAACACCGGAAGACATGATGAAGGTTCGTAACCTTGGACGTAAGTCTTTAGAAGAAGTATTAGCAAAATTAAAGGAATTAGGACTCCAGCTCAACCCGGGCGAAGAATAA
- the map gene encoding type I methionyl aminopeptidase — MSVSIKSAREIELMRAAGKILAKVHENLGKELKPGMSTWEIDKLGEEIIRSFGCIPSFKNYNGYPASVCVSVNDEVVHGIPTKKRLIREGDIVSLDIGVIYKGYHSDAARTHGIGEISEEAALLIERTRQSFFEGIKYAKDGNHLHEISNAIGAYAESFGYGVVRDLVGHGIGTNLHEDPQIPNFTQKSRGVRLKSGMTLAIEPMINAGRYDVEWLDDDWTVVTEDGSLSAHYENTVLITDGEPEILTLTDEELGL; from the coding sequence ATGTCAGTATCAATAAAATCTGCCAGAGAAATTGAATTAATGCGTGCTGCAGGAAAAATTCTGGCAAAAGTTCATGAGAATTTGGGAAAAGAATTAAAGCCGGGAATGTCTACATGGGAGATTGATAAGCTGGGAGAGGAGATTATCCGAAGCTTTGGATGCATTCCTTCCTTTAAGAATTATAATGGATATCCGGCGTCAGTATGTGTGTCTGTGAATGATGAGGTGGTACATGGAATACCCACCAAAAAGCGTCTTATTCGCGAAGGAGATATTGTAAGTCTGGATATTGGTGTAATATATAAAGGGTATCACTCCGATGCAGCAAGAACACATGGAATAGGCGAGATTTCTGAAGAAGCCGCATTATTAATAGAAAGAACACGGCAGAGTTTTTTTGAAGGCATTAAGTACGCGAAGGATGGAAACCATCTGCATGAGATTTCAAATGCAATTGGAGCTTACGCAGAAAGCTTTGGTTATGGGGTGGTTAGGGATTTAGTGGGACATGGAATTGGAACGAATCTTCATGAAGACCCACAAATACCAAACTTTACCCAAAAGAGCAGAGGTGTTCGTTTGAAATCAGGCATGACTCTTGCCATAGAACCCATGATTAATGCAGGGCGCTACGATGTAGAGTGGCTGGATGATGACTGGACTGTTGTAACGGAAGATGGTTCTTTATCCGCTCATTACGAAAATACCGTTTTAATCACAGATGGGGAACCGGAAATTTTAACCCTCACAGATGAGGAATTAGGTTTATAG
- the rplO gene encoding 50S ribosomal protein L15 translates to MDLSNLQPAEGSKHSDNFRRGRGHGSGNGKTAGKGHKGQKARSGAPRPGFEGGQMPLYRRLPKRGFKNRNSKTIVGINVSALEVFDNDAVVTVETLLEQGIVKNPRDGVKILGNGELTKKLTVQVNAFSAGAKEKIEALGGKAEVI, encoded by the coding sequence ATGGACTTATCAAATTTACAGCCAGCAGAAGGTTCAAAACACAGTGATAATTTCAGAAGAGGACGTGGACACGGTTCAGGAAATGGTAAGACCGCAGGTAAGGGACATAAAGGACAGAAGGCTCGTTCCGGAGCTCCAAGACCTGGTTTCGAAGGTGGTCAGATGCCATTATACAGAAGATTACCTAAGAGAGGATTCAAGAACAGAAATTCCAAGACAATCGTTGGAATCAATGTATCCGCTTTAGAGGTATTTGATAACGATGCTGTTGTAACAGTAGAAACCTTACTGGAGCAGGGAATCGTTAAAAATCCAAGAGATGGCGTTAAGATTCTTGGAAACGGTGAACTTACAAAGAAACTCACTGTACAGGTAAATGCCTTCAGCGCAGGTGCAAAAGAAAAGATTGAGGCTCTGGGCGGAAAAGCAGAGGTGATCTAA
- a CDS encoding adenylate kinase → MKVIMLGAPGAGKGTQAKQIADKYSIPHISTGDIFRANIKNGTELGKKAKTYMDQGLLVPDELVVELVADRIQQDDCKNGFVLDGFPRTIPQAEALDAALENINEKMDYAIDVDVPDENIINRMSGRRACLNCGATYHIVSIPTKVEGICDRCGSPVVLRDDDKPETVKRRLEVYHEQTQPLINYYKKQDILRTVNGVQPMEDVFKSIVEILGA, encoded by the coding sequence ATGAAAGTTATTATGTTGGGAGCACCGGGAGCAGGAAAAGGAACTCAGGCAAAACAGATTGCAGATAAATATAGTATCCCACATATTTCCACTGGAGATATTTTCAGGGCAAATATAAAAAATGGTACTGAGTTGGGAAAGAAAGCAAAGACATACATGGATCAGGGATTATTGGTTCCTGATGAATTGGTAGTTGAACTGGTAGCAGACAGAATACAACAGGATGACTGTAAAAATGGCTTTGTGCTGGATGGATTTCCAAGAACCATTCCACAGGCAGAGGCATTGGATGCAGCACTTGAGAACATAAATGAAAAAATGGATTACGCTATTGATGTGGATGTTCCGGATGAAAATATTATCAATAGAATGTCTGGAAGACGTGCTTGCTTAAATTGTGGAGCAACTTATCACATTGTCTCCATTCCAACTAAGGTAGAGGGAATATGTGATCGTTGTGGAAGCCCGGTAGTATTAAGAGATGATGATAAACCGGAAACAGTAAAGAGACGTCTGGAAGTATATCATGAGCAAACACAGCCATTGATAAATTATTACAAGAAACAGGATATTTTAAGAACCGTAAATGGTGTTCAGCCGATGGAAGATGTTTTTAAGTCCATCGTGGAAATTTTAGGAGCGTAA
- the infA gene encoding translation initiation factor IF-1: protein MSKADVIEVEGTVVEKLPNAMFQVELENGHQILAHISGKLRMNFIRILPGDKVTIEMSPYDLTKGRIIWRDK, encoded by the coding sequence ATGTCAAAAGCAGATGTAATTGAAGTAGAAGGAACAGTAGTTGAAAAATTGCCAAACGCAATGTTTCAGGTAGAATTGGAAAATGGTCATCAGATTCTGGCACATATCAGTGGAAAATTAAGAATGAACTTCATTCGTATTTTACCTGGTGACAAAGTAACAATTGAAATGTCCCCATATGATTTGACCAAGGGAAGAATCATTTGGAGAGATAAATAA
- the rpsK gene encoding 30S ribosomal protein S11 yields MAKNTAKKVTKRRVKKNVERGQAHIQSSFNNTIVTITDAEGNALSWASAGGLGFRGSKKSTPYAAQMAAETATKAALVHGLKTVDVMVKGPGSGREAAIRALQACGLEVTSIKDVTPVPHNGCRPPKRRRV; encoded by the coding sequence ATGGCTAAAAACACTGCAAAAAAAGTGACAAAACGTCGTGTAAAGAAAAACGTTGAACGCGGACAGGCGCACATTCAGTCATCTTTTAACAATACAATCGTAACTATTACAGATGCTGAAGGAAATGCTTTATCATGGGCAAGTGCAGGCGGTCTTGGTTTTAGAGGTTCAAAGAAATCTACTCCATATGCTGCACAGATGGCAGCAGAAACTGCTACAAAGGCAGCTCTTGTACATGGTTTGAAAACAGTAGACGTAATGGTAAAAGGACCTGGTTCAGGAAGAGAAGCAGCAATTCGTGCACTTCAGGCATGTGGTCTTGAAGTAACAAGTATCAAAGATGTTACTCCAGTACCTCATAACGGATGTCGTCCACCAAAACGTAGAAGAGTCTAA